ggtcgttagttaaaggaaagcttaggacactctaaggaacgacatgaatttgaaagaagttaaaattttcctaaacgcctcatagtctcttattcataattatggcgcgcttcacaaccatgaaaaagaacctattcgacgcggtatgttggacttccaaggatcattcaaaacctcgggctttgataccaagtttgtcacgacccaagcctagggcctagacgtgacatggcgaatgaggaacccgaaagtacctcaatcaagcctcttagcattcttttagcctttcataggtaatgatgataaatgaacaagcggaaatcataatagtaaatcttcaacttacatatgtccaacaatacctctaactattagatttaacggggctaagacaagtccctagctcaccctcaatcataatagaagaaatgccatagtaaaatattttaacatatcataagctagaaagataaaggggtattgttcccggaacatgggaactcaccaaaagtagtcttcaatggaatatcaactagccacatggaggagaacgaggagaagcactgatccctacatggtgatatcatgtaggcaaaagagtatgcgttagtactttgaatgtactaagtatgtaaggatgcatgaacattgaggaaacattaaaacatttatgtaatatggaacataatttaatgtatgcataataaatcatatagatattctttaaacattcattttatgggaaattaaccataatcgacatttaagaccatgcgagctattacatggaatccaacataaccccctacgttggccggggagactacttgccaggtagaactccgtcaacttcattcatttctttaactttaactttaagggctatttatggatctattagcctaagcctacaagggctcctatgttggcacatagttaatgagacaacgggttgctactatgattctcttaccgaatcccacctcaatgcctcattcggtgctaagtcaatcccacggaatagtttaatacttcaaaatattcatagcatataacttgagatttcaaacatcatattcggtagaatagctcattaaaacatttgataattcaaatatacaagaattgtccttattgcataaagaatccatcattcatatcatttcatcattctttcatttcataagactccctttttgatcatagatattgctttcataaacatttatttggagtcaaagctttcaagtcaaactttattaaaaacatagtaaaactaggtgggttcaaatcacttcaacttgcaaatatgtatgtaaataaatatacataaatactttgaaatccattaattaaaaatcatgcttttaaacaacccaccataaatttcaagaacttttaaatagataaatagatgaattacttgtaaaccatcaattcatacatataaaattatgttgcatcaaaatagaccaataatcattagtttaaccatgattcatactattaagtaaaaataagaattaccataagaaaatattacgtgaaatcaaaagacttaattgaaagagtttttggactacatgggtgaaagaacccatggataaacacccacataacttagagtagagcttaaaaaaataaatataatttatcatataattattttagacatgagagtggaagggatactctcattgaagccttacatacctggaaaccgaagctttagttggtaccgaaagacttaatgaacactcttgagtcctagcttctctccttgctgGAACGTTTTttgtactactcggagtatatgaatcaccgaaatagtatttctttactactaagaactaaaactatatttgagaatatgtaaagaagtgtatagagagaagatttgcttgagaaagcttgatgaataaaatgaggaaataaggtggatatttataggtgggaaagaggacctaacaataaataaaataattataaagaaaaatctgaaaatttagtggaatatattgatgtcatggatgatgttaaatggaggacaatttatgtaatgagtgatgtcaatgtatctagatctttctatggtatgtgaaatgagttatctttgacagaatactctttttgggagctgcgtttgaataagataaattccttattaggatttggtgtcttcataagaattgtagatatggaaatctagtttcatatcgttcaagtatcagccaatttggataaacctacggtgagatatgatttttcttctataaacactcatttccgtcacaacatcctaccttacaaacattaatttatttgacctacttaacctccgaatcttaaaatatggtcttcataaaagttgtaggtaatgagcttatggttactcagaaatttgaaccactcaatttggatattcttatgaaaagttatgcccaaaatacagagactgtatcatgtttaggcgaaaattgaaatatcgtatataacgtttttaggggatgttacacaaCGTTACAATCAAACATGTACCACATAATTTCAACATGCAGGCAAAGGTGTTTCACACATTAAGTCAGGAGTCACTATGCTTATAATCAAATATTCAGCTACATAACTCAAGCAagttttaaaatccattaatcaaGTCCCCTTTATAGATGACAATTAGTTGTTCATCCATGCATTCTCACCACCTCTAAGGCAAGATACAAATTGAAACCTTCTTGGTTCTAATTTCTTTACTTGAGTCCCTTCTGTCGTGGCAACGACACCcagtttgctttgttgagatATCAATTGGAATCCAGAGATACCAAATAGACTTAACCCATACCACAAGTGACAGACTGCACGATTAAGAGAGAAGGAATGTAACTACTTCCTTAAATGCTTTATAGCTTCCTGAAGATTAGATGTGAACTTCAACACACCCATCCACAGGAGTCTATTCTGCACTTGTTCTTATATTGGTAGATTGGTAACCTGGGCTCTGATATCAAATTTTCACAATCCAACCCATCGAGCCATGCAGGCACCCACTTTATGACTTAAGTAGGATAACCCTTTACCCTTTATATAAAAAGCATTGTGGAATTTGAATTAAAACTTAAGTAAGTAAACCAGATGTTTAAAGAAATCTATAATAATACACttatacaaaaaaatgacacaTAAAACCCCCATAGATACTAGTataaaacaggtacaagagcaaTACAGGAACAAGatataatacaaatgaaagacaCAACTCCAACCATAAGAAAGGAAAGTAGGAGCTGTCGGAGGATCATCTTCGCCATCCCCTAGAAAACTCCACTGACCCTCCAACCAGACTATGCTAAGTGGCATAGCAAAAATAGTATCAATACAAATAACACGTACtagtgtcacaccccgggagggtactctAGGCATGGGCAGCACTTAAAAACCATTGTTGGCCCTCAAGTAAACCACTTGGTCCGATCACACATTCAAacactcagcggaagacttgacatcaaattaaaagatattCAAGTGGGATAACCAAATCAATATTTCGGTAAGAATATGTATTTAAAACAAATCTTAAATCAACTCTATTTCATAAGGATAGTTTTGAAAACCAAAACATCTTCTCGACACTATCATCTATCtgtatatgaagcctctaatactatttagaaggtgcccatgacaagtCTATGGCTACCTAAAAAGAATTACTTCAAGAAAAGATAACTAATCCAGAGTGCCTCCAGAtacaaggaggactcaccaaccctgaaagtaaaaataatcgtcaacgatgcgcctgttgaggatgtCTAACACCTGAATTGTAAAATGGCAAATAActtcagtacatagaatgtatgggtatgtaaaatggcaagaaGGAGAAACAGTCAACAAATACTTACCTCATGctcatcaatcaactcaaagggtatgcaaaaatttagaattagcaaatgtttctcaaatcgactcaatcatctacaatctcaatctaACAATCCTATCATGCAAGATTATATCCTAATTTGGAGTTTTTGTAAtaaaaaaccatcacctataaGCCGGTGATGTATAATGAAGTGGTGTTGTTGCTACACCCGTCAAATACCTTGCCAGAGTAAATAATGAATCACTATCAGTAGATCCACAAttaatcaaagtccatcattttgagacttaagaggtttaaccctccatcctacgctggcgaCGTAGTTcatggaaatagagttataactgcactcttatccaatttggtgctcaatactcctcccaagactcaatattcTCATGAGACTCAAATCAATTAGTTTATACAAATCAATCCATCTAGTCACATtggactccaatcaactcaatcataatctcaatcattactttttttaattagacgttcttttcaaaactcattcaTGACTCATCAGAACTTAAAGAGATCTTTCAAAGATTCATTCGTAGGATACCTATATCACTTATTACTCAACTAATCGTATACTTaggggcacatggaagaacttaAACCATGCTTTAGTTAGCCTTACGTACCTGGACTCAAAGAACAATCAAGAGTTCAAAGACCTCAATTGAAaaacttgaaccctagcctttctccTTTTCTCAAATCCTCACTCTTaaataatctaagtgttaatgagagggTTATGCATTCAAGGTACTGttaagggacttaatttagtcctaaaatgtcAGGGTTTTAGTCTAAGAAGAGTGGGAAAAGACCAATTTATCCTTATTAAAATCTTGAAGTTTGTCGCCTATGAGTCGttattacgactcatagaaatatCTATGGGTTGTAATCTTCAATTGTGGAATTAGGATGAAAAATGTTGGGGTCTACGACTCGTGTCAAAGACTCGACAAATCATAAACTCAACTTGTCCTACAGGTCCTCAAAAATCAGAGAAAACAAAGTCTCTGAACTTTTTATATGACCCGTTATTATGACTCGTGGACTGTTTGATGGGTCGTCAACTTGAATCATAGAAGTGATATTCAGGGTCTGGAATTTAGCTAACTGTTAGGTATTTCTACaagtcatttttatgactcgtaggaaccTTTGTGATTTCAGAACTTAAGCAAGGACTCTCTAAGACTTATAAGAAGAGTCATCAACATCCTTATGAGCCATAAATTGACTCATAATTCCTCTTCACAGTTGATCAAATTCTTCCTCCTCAGTCCCAGCACCACGAGTCCATCCTATATCCGTAGAATCTTCTATTAATCGTAGGTTGACTTGTAGCAACTGATACAGTCCACTTTTCTTACCTTTGCGCCAGGTTCTCAaatttagtcaaaaataaaataatacgggGCGTTACAATATGTCCCCCTTTTAATCATTCGTCCTCGactgaagaccaagctaagggTTTACAAAAGGCACGAATACAATATAAGAACTCAAAAGATTATATTCCAAGATTAACTTACTCGATTCCTCAACTCAGGAAGGGCTTAATTGAAAGAGGAGTTGGAATAgtaccttcaacatcgacactAGATGACAAATAAATGCGGGTACTTGGCTTTCATATACTCcttggcttcccatgtagcttccttaatgaattgatttctccatagaactttaactgaagcaacctttttggtcctcaatttatgAACCTGTCGATCAAGAATTTGTCCAAAAATCTCCTCATAGGAGAAACTATCTTTCACTCTAATGTTTTCTGTAGGAACAATGattgaaggatctcccaaacatgtcttaagcatagaaatatggaGCACCAGATGAACGACATCTAACAATGGCagaagctctaactcataggcggCGTTgccaactctccttataatctggtaaggaccaatgtatcaggaactcaattttcctttcctcccaaatctcataacttCCTTCATAGGCAAAACTTTtaggtacacccaatcatttacctcaaactccaagtctctcctcctaacatcagtgtaggacttCTGACGACTATGCGCAGTCTTTAATCTTTCCTGGAAAATCTTTACTTtttccatagcttgatgaaTCAAATCTGGTTTAATCAACTCAGCTTCGCCAAtcttgaaccaaccaattgatGATCTATACCTCCTCCCGTAAAAAGCCTTATATGGAGACATTTAAATACTCGACtgaaagctattattataagcaaactcaatacgtagcaagtggtcatcccaattaacTTTGAAGTCGATAAcacaagatctcaacatatcctcaagggtATTAATAGTACCCTCTGCTTGACTATCTTTTTGAGGATGGAAACcgatactaagattcaccttcgaacccaaacctttttgaaatgaattcTAGAactgagaagtgaattgagcttcCCTATCCGAGATGATAGACTAAGGAACCCCATGAAGTCTGACGATTTCTCAAAGGTATAATTTGGTGTAGTCCTCTACGGTGTCCGTAGTCTTTACAGGTAAGAAAtgagctgatttggtcatcctttctacaatcacccaaatagagtcatattgcATGTGGGATCGCTGTAAATCTATAGTGAAGTCCATAActatcatctcccacttccattttggAATCTCAATGTTCTAAGCCACCCCACAAGGCTTTgttgctcaactttgacttgttggcagttcgggcacttggacacaaactctgctatatccctcttcattccactccaccaatatacttctcttaagtcatggtacatctttgtagaaattGGATGGAGCTATGGGCCTCTTTCATAATTCTTTCTTGAATgctatcaacacttggaacacacaacCTCCCTTGATTCCTCAACACCCCATCTTcccctttggcaaaagccattaccttctgttTGTGGACATCGTCTTTCAATTGGAGGAGAATGagatcttgatcttgcttttaTTTTACTTCTGGAACTAAAGATGATTCTGCCCTATTCCAAACAATGGTACCAACATCACTAGcatcaataagttgaactcccaaacgtgcaCGCCTATGCATTTCTTTAGCCAACTCCCTTCTTCCCTCTTCCATATGGGCAGTGCTTCctatagataacctgctaagagtatCAGCAATGATATAAGCTTGACTTgagtggtagagaatgctcgtatcatagtccttgagcagCTCAAACCATCTCTTCTGCCTCAGGTGTTgatacccaattttgaccctccacaaacGTATATTAGTTATtgagcttcttcaattttaaacaatctGAAGTAATTACCtttataaaataccaaaatattttcaagtgtattttaaaagaaatttttatcattttaatcattttttaatgatatatatatagttctatataattattaatttctataaatattcaaaaatgattaaaaaaaattaattttattgttttgtaaattagtagcttatattttttaatttattagtttataactaagttaattaatttattttgttagaattaagaagctcgttaattaattattgtcgATTCGTCTTATCTAATTTTTAGATAAATTCACAATTAAATCAGTTGGCTATTTTGTTAAGATTAATTGGCTAAGTTATCAATTTTCATATGGCCATTTTCCTTACAAATTCAATCATTTTTTCACTCCCCCCTAATCAaattttaagtcattttaagtcaaattcAGGCCCAAAGTCATCCAACCCGATGTTGTTATCCCACTCTCTACAAatccaataacaacaataacctacACTACTACAATATACTAACACCTATACGTCTAAAGCTCAATTTTTATAATAGTTTTGGCCCAACACCAACTCACgacaaaacatatatattatgCTTATACAATACTAGCCcctcccttttctttttttttccttttccacctCCCAATCCCACCTAAACTGCCCCCCcccctttcttttaaattctcaaacatcatcattattcTACCCTCACTCTTTtccatttcctttttctttttccctttttcacCCGACCAAATccatcattattcaaaaacTCATCATTACTCCCACCAAcctcattctttttttaaaacccCCTCATCTTCTtcataagaaaagaaaagaacaatatcaaagaagaattaattaacATTCACCATTTTTCATCAAGAACACCAAAAAGCattcaataacaaaaaaaaaagcaagaaCAAAAATACTgcagaaacaaaacaaaaaaatagagaaaacaaATAGGAGATGGACTTTACacaaaaaattaataagaatagagaagcaacatttgttttttttttaaaaaaatagtattcgTGTAGAAacaatattttgttatttttgaattcAAACTTTTATCGAAACTGCATTTGTGGTGGTGAAGAAGCTTCAAATTCATCGTTCCAGTCGCtgcccggaaagaggtaaaatgttttctcaattttattttattatttcatgttttctaTTTAGTTGATTCTTAATCTTGTTTTTTTAGTTAACATTTGTTatgattaattaaattaatgatagaaatttcttatctTGCTTGAAATGTAGtgatatttttatcaaatatgtGAAAGCTCTTAGTttcgttcattatttttccaagtagttttctttgacgatatagattttcatgttttcaattttttttattttatcatgatttagataataaatatatacttaagTTACTAGTTAGTTAGAACTTTAATGGCATTATTGATTTAAAttttgctttaaaatttgagttagtataatGTATAGGTTAATTCcatgttctttagttagttgaatatatttctatttatatatatattttttttctacatgtatgcatgttgttagtcattATGCTATCTTATTAGGTTCATATGTGACCCTTTTAAGagttatacatatatacatatgtgtgttTTGATATTTCATTCTAATGCCTCAAGTACTCACCATACTAAGTTGAATTTAGTGGTAATTTGATCATAAGTTGTGGTCTCTATTCATTTACTGTGAAGTTATAATGCAtatgccatatatatatatttgtttgataATATACAGTAGCTcatatttgtattattaaattttatgcATGAATTGGTCTGTTAGTACAACACATGATTAATTAGAATTAATAAGGTATCTTGTCCTTAGATGCAAGTTTCATATTGGTTTTCTTTAGATCCTAGTGATTGCATTTAAAATGAGATTTTTAAGTATCCTTTATTCAATTAATAAGAATCATATTTCAATTGCTTTCTCTCTATTCATTTACTAATTTTATCCTTTTTGTTTATTGTATGAACCATCGTCCGAGTCCTGTTATAtcgaaaaaagacggtttaaaattaatttcaactttttagagaaaaaatcaattttagaaaaaaggagtcgccacttaatttttttaaagaaattaagaaaacttaatttaaaagaccctaacagatttaagtcttaaaaattcagagaaaaaggtacgaggttcttatttccactttgagaaggtgttaagcattcaaagtggctgctaacgcgcggttatccgacgatttgaaaattatttgactaacttttaaaaaaaatttacttGTAAGTAGtaatgataaatatatttatttgaatagtaaatcaacttgagatatttgagataatttattaagaaaatatattctattaaatgactgagtaaatggattttaaatatatttaaagagaaGTGGTAGATCTAATGTATTTTAGcaaaattaaagatgattaagactttgattacataagaaaaatcatttgagctatttagaatattttttttttagagaaagacactttaaactcaattgatttgaaagaacatcaacttataaaaaaaaaactttaagataatttgaaagaaaactctattttttttaatgtctaactaaaagaaaaatacttgaaCAAAGACATTTTTAGAGCAAATTAACacaaaaatggtttctcttttAAGGGGAGTTCGAttaagtcaaaccaaactaaaAATTAACATCTAAGCAAGTATACAcaatcataaataaattaaattattacaacccaaataaatagaataacaatataaacaaaacaaaaatccGGCCCaatacttagtttctgtacaccTAGACTAAGATATTGGGTCACCTGTATTTTGGGCGTTTGGCCCATTTCGTTTctgtatatcatgattatatataaatgtatatcAATATATACAGTCACTCTTTTTCTGTATCTCCTGTATATAGATTGTATATCAGCCTATTTTCTTCCTCCGGAACCTATAGTAATCCTCCTTTACATCTGCGTATCagctttcaaaattcaaataagggtaaagttgactcaaaattcAATGATATGCGAGAATttagtccaaagatggactcggaTGGtgtcacatgcaccaaaataaaatcatataagcaactattcattttaaattgaacaaagaaatataacataatattttaagataatAAATTGAAGATTATCTTTCTATGTCAATTTGGAGAATGCAACTAGAAGTGCATATAAAGTAAcatagtgactaacaacatgcatacatgtaaaaaaaaataaaaa
This DNA window, taken from Solanum dulcamara chromosome 3, daSolDulc1.2, whole genome shotgun sequence, encodes the following:
- the LOC129883674 gene encoding uncharacterized protein LOC129883674 — translated: MSPYKAFYGRRYRSSIGWFKIGEAELIKPDLIHQAMEKVKIFQERLKTAHSRQKSYTDIIRRVGNAAYELELLPLLDVVHLVLHISMLKTCLGDPSIIVPTENIRVKDSFSYEEIFGQILDRQENEPREITDATISAISAPAGISRQSGNYPARAGIIPPGQDLAR